A single window of Acidobacteriota bacterium DNA harbors:
- a CDS encoding glycosyltransferase — protein MDGFDWTIVIMYFTILALLAILGAYRIRMVYQFWRYRNIKPHPKRKFAEDELPHITVQLPLFNELYVVERLVESVVKLDYPRQLLEIQVLDDSTDETVGIAAAVVERFKQQGFDIVHIHRTDRTGFKAGALDKGMNVAKGKLMAIFDADFTPKPDTLRKMVDFFSDEKVGMVQMRWGHINANFSLLTRIQEVLLDGHFVVEQTSRNRTGAFFNFNGTAGMWRREAIVYSGGWQHDTLTEDTDLSFRAQLMGWKFIYLLDEEVPAELPVEMNAFKAQQRRWAKGLVQVGLKLMPRIWHHPDLTWQQKVELFFRLFGNCAAMLMIVLSILHIPVLIVRFNQGMFQMLLFDTPLMIFATFSVVSFYGTAIRYRYPNEKWRLWLIPMAMAMGIGLVFSNTRAVLEALFGVESSFVRTPKYNVESKKDNWLQVAKKYKRKGGFLPFIELLFALYFVGAVYYAIRSNIYATIPFLLIFLLGYGYMAMMSLFQGRMRKLLNTFRRG, from the coding sequence ATGGATGGGTTTGATTGGACGATTGTCATTATGTATTTCACCATCCTTGCATTGTTGGCAATCCTGGGAGCCTACCGCATTCGGATGGTCTATCAATTCTGGCGCTATCGAAATATCAAACCGCACCCCAAACGCAAATTTGCCGAAGACGAATTGCCGCACATTACGGTGCAGCTTCCCTTGTTCAACGAACTTTACGTCGTCGAACGACTGGTAGAATCCGTCGTCAAACTGGATTACCCGCGCCAGTTGCTTGAAATTCAGGTGCTGGATGATTCCACCGATGAAACCGTTGGCATCGCCGCAGCCGTTGTTGAACGATTCAAACAGCAAGGCTTCGACATTGTCCACATTCATCGAACCGATCGAACCGGTTTCAAAGCAGGCGCGCTGGACAAAGGAATGAACGTCGCCAAAGGGAAGTTGATGGCAATTTTCGACGCAGACTTCACTCCCAAGCCGGACACTTTGCGAAAGATGGTGGACTTTTTCAGCGACGAAAAAGTCGGCATGGTGCAAATGCGATGGGGACACATCAACGCCAATTTTTCCTTGCTGACGCGAATTCAGGAAGTTTTGCTGGACGGGCATTTCGTCGTGGAACAGACCTCTCGCAATCGCACTGGCGCGTTTTTCAATTTCAACGGAACTGCTGGAATGTGGCGGCGCGAAGCGATTGTTTACAGCGGCGGATGGCAACACGACACCCTGACCGAAGACACGGATTTGAGTTTTCGCGCGCAATTGATGGGCTGGAAATTCATTTACCTACTCGATGAAGAAGTTCCGGCGGAATTGCCCGTGGAAATGAACGCCTTCAAAGCGCAGCAACGCCGTTGGGCCAAAGGTTTGGTTCAGGTGGGACTGAAACTGATGCCGCGCATCTGGCATCATCCCGATCTGACCTGGCAGCAAAAAGTCGAATTGTTTTTCCGTTTATTCGGCAACTGCGCGGCGATGTTGATGATCGTATTGAGTATTCTGCACATTCCAGTTTTGATCGTTCGTTTCAATCAGGGAATGTTCCAGATGTTGCTGTTCGATACTCCGCTGATGATCTTTGCCACATTTTCCGTTGTCAGCTTTTACGGCACGGCAATTCGGTATCGGTATCCGAACGAAAAATGGCGGCTGTGGTTGATTCCGATGGCGATGGCGATGGGCATTGGGCTGGTGTTTTCCAACACGCGCGCCGTGCTGGAAGCGTTGTTCGGCGTGGAATCCAGTTTTGTCCGCACGCCGAAATACAACGTCGAATCAAAGAAAGACAACTGGCTGCAAGTCGCCAAGAAATACAAACGCAAAGGCGGATTCTTGCCTTTCATCGAGTTGCTTTTCGCTCTGTATTTTGTGGGAGCAGTGTATTACGCAATTCGGTCGAACATTTACGCGACAATTCCGTTTCTCTTGATCTTCCTGTTGGGTTACGGATATATGGCTATGATGTCGCTGTTTCAGGGGCGCATGCGAAAGTTGCTCAACACTTTTCGCCGAGGATAA
- a CDS encoding universal stress protein has translation MQNGETRPSPESLLAKLKAEEQARLRVYLGAAPGVGKTYQMLGDAHLLKRQGVDVVVAVVETHGRAETAALISDLEQVPLKMIEYRGVTLKEMDLEAVIARHPAIAIVDELAHTNVPGSKNHKRYEDVLELLEHGISVITAVNIQHIESLNDVVAQVTGVRVRETIPDYFIRRADEVVNVDVSVDTLRTRLRQGKIYGVEKIEQSLNNFFRKGNLTALRELALRQLAEDQDVKARKYREREGLEQATMPGRVMVCMASRGSAKKLLRVGSRIAGRLAEDWYAVYVETPREEPGRIDPKDHVSLQENIRFAESLGARVIKLKGSNVADELIQFARREGITHVIFGQSARSRWEILLRGSVINRFLAEVRNATVQVVPLNHSEVKETGTGGVEG, from the coding sequence ATGCAAAACGGCGAGACCCGACCATCACCGGAATCCCTGCTGGCCAAATTGAAGGCTGAGGAGCAGGCACGATTGCGCGTTTATCTTGGCGCAGCGCCCGGTGTCGGCAAAACGTATCAAATGCTGGGGGACGCACACCTGCTCAAAAGGCAAGGCGTGGACGTAGTCGTCGCCGTAGTCGAAACGCATGGGCGTGCCGAAACCGCCGCGCTGATCAGTGATCTGGAACAGGTTCCGTTGAAAATGATTGAATATCGCGGCGTGACGCTGAAAGAAATGGATTTGGAAGCCGTGATTGCGCGCCATCCCGCCATTGCCATCGTTGACGAACTGGCGCACACCAACGTTCCCGGCTCCAAAAATCATAAACGTTACGAAGATGTGCTGGAACTGCTCGAACACGGTATTTCAGTCATTACCGCCGTCAATATCCAACACATTGAATCGCTCAACGACGTGGTCGCCCAGGTGACGGGCGTGCGCGTGCGCGAAACGATTCCCGATTATTTCATTCGTCGCGCGGATGAAGTGGTCAACGTGGACGTGTCAGTAGACACGCTTCGCACGCGGTTGCGGCAGGGCAAAATTTATGGCGTCGAAAAGATCGAGCAATCTCTCAACAATTTCTTTCGCAAAGGCAATCTGACCGCTTTGCGCGAACTCGCCTTGCGGCAACTGGCCGAAGACCAGGACGTAAAAGCGCGCAAATACCGCGAGCGGGAAGGATTGGAACAAGCCACAATGCCCGGTCGGGTGATGGTGTGCATGGCTTCGCGCGGCAGCGCCAAAAAGCTGTTGCGCGTCGGTTCACGAATCGCCGGGCGATTGGCGGAAGATTGGTATGCGGTTTATGTCGAAACGCCGCGCGAAGAACCGGGGCGAATTGACCCCAAAGATCATGTGTCATTGCAGGAAAACATTCGCTTTGCCGAAAGCTTGGGCGCGCGTGTGATTAAGCTTAAAGGCAGTAATGTCGCCGATGAATTGATCCAATTCGCACGGCGCGAAGGGATCACTCATGTCATCTTTGGCCAGTCGGCGCGCTCACGCTGGGAAATCCTGTTGCGCGGTTCGGTCATCAATCGGTTTCTGGCGGAAGTGCGCAACGCGACGGTACAGGTCGTGCCGTTAAACCACTCCGAGGTGAAGGAGACAGGAACAGGAGGCGTTGAAGGATGA
- the kdpB gene encoding potassium-transporting ATPase subunit KdpB, with product MAKEKAISIWDPKIMTRALGDAFLKLNPVKMMGNPVMFVVEVGSVITTLLLFRDIAKGAPGIGFDLQITLWLWFTVLFANFAEAMAEGRGKAQADNLRKSRTETTARKLLPNGQTEVVPAPQLRKDDVVLVSAGEFIPGDGEIIEGVASVDESAITGESAPVIREAGGDRSAVTGGTRVLSDQIKIRITSNPGETFLDRMIALVEGAERQKTPNEIALNILLAGLTIVFLLAVVTLQPFAMYSNAAQTIFVLVSLLVCLIPTTIGGLLSAIGIAGMDRLIQHNVLAMSGRAVEAAGDVNTLLLDKTGTITLGNRQATEFIPLPGVDAMELAEAAQLSSLADETPEGRSIVVLAKEKYGLRGRELHTHQTHFIPFTAQTRMSGVNYDAREIRKGAVDAIEKYVNGNGHQCPRELRDTVERISRAGGTPLVVADNKRPLGIIYLKDIVKGGMKERFDQLRAMGIKTVMITGDNPLTAATIAREAGVDDFLAEAKPEDKMALIKREQAEGKLVAMTGDGTNDAPALAQADVGVAMNTGTQAAKEAGNMVDLDSNPTKLIEVVEIGKQLLMTRGALTTFSISNDVAKYFAIIPAMFSAAFPVLNALNIMKLATPQSAILSAVIFNALIIIVLIPLALKGVKYRPLSAATLLRRNLFIYGFGGVIIPFIGIKLIDVVIVALGLA from the coding sequence ATGGCTAAAGAAAAAGCAATCTCAATTTGGGATCCGAAGATCATGACGCGTGCCTTGGGGGATGCGTTCCTCAAGCTGAATCCCGTCAAAATGATGGGAAACCCGGTGATGTTCGTCGTCGAAGTCGGCAGCGTCATTACCACTTTGCTGCTCTTCCGCGACATTGCGAAAGGGGCGCCGGGCATCGGCTTTGACTTGCAAATCACGCTCTGGCTCTGGTTCACGGTGCTCTTCGCCAATTTCGCCGAGGCGATGGCTGAAGGGCGCGGTAAGGCGCAGGCAGATAACTTGCGTAAATCGCGCACAGAAACCACTGCGCGCAAGCTGCTTCCGAACGGGCAGACTGAAGTCGTACCCGCGCCGCAACTGCGTAAAGACGATGTTGTGCTGGTTTCGGCGGGCGAATTTATTCCGGGCGATGGCGAGATCATCGAAGGCGTGGCTTCGGTGGACGAGTCGGCGATCACAGGCGAATCCGCGCCCGTCATCCGCGAAGCCGGGGGCGACCGTTCGGCGGTCACGGGTGGCACGCGCGTGCTCTCGGATCAAATCAAAATCCGCATCACCTCGAATCCGGGCGAGACTTTCCTTGATCGAATGATCGCGCTGGTTGAAGGCGCGGAGCGTCAAAAGACACCAAATGAAATCGCGCTCAACATCCTGCTTGCCGGACTGACGATTGTTTTCCTTCTGGCGGTTGTCACCTTGCAACCCTTCGCAATGTATTCCAATGCGGCGCAGACGATTTTCGTGCTGGTCTCGCTGTTGGTGTGTTTGATTCCAACGACCATCGGCGGCTTGCTGTCGGCTATTGGCATTGCCGGAATGGATCGGCTGATTCAACACAACGTGCTGGCGATGTCGGGGCGCGCGGTGGAAGCGGCGGGTGATGTAAACACGCTGTTGCTCGACAAAACCGGCACGATCACGCTCGGCAATCGGCAGGCGACAGAATTTATCCCGCTGCCCGGTGTGGACGCCATGGAACTGGCCGAAGCAGCCCAACTGTCTTCGCTCGCTGATGAGACGCCGGAAGGCCGATCAATTGTCGTGCTGGCGAAAGAAAAATATGGACTGCGCGGGCGTGAGTTGCACACACATCAAACGCATTTCATCCCATTCACAGCCCAAACACGCATGTCCGGCGTGAATTACGACGCGCGCGAAATTCGCAAAGGCGCGGTGGATGCGATTGAAAAATACGTCAACGGCAACGGGCATCAATGCCCGCGTGAATTACGCGACACCGTCGAACGCATATCGCGCGCCGGGGGTACGCCGTTGGTGGTCGCCGACAACAAACGCCCCCTGGGCATCATTTACCTGAAAGACATCGTCAAGGGGGGAATGAAAGAACGCTTCGATCAACTGCGCGCAATGGGCATCAAGACGGTGATGATCACGGGTGACAATCCGCTGACCGCCGCCACGATTGCGCGCGAAGCCGGCGTGGATGATTTCCTGGCCGAAGCAAAACCCGAAGACAAGATGGCCCTGATCAAGCGCGAACAGGCCGAAGGCAAACTGGTGGCGATGACCGGCGACGGAACGAATGATGCGCCAGCGCTTGCGCAAGCCGATGTCGGCGTGGCGATGAACACCGGGACACAGGCCGCCAAGGAAGCTGGCAACATGGTGGATTTGGATTCAAACCCGACCAAGCTGATCGAGGTGGTCGAAATCGGCAAACAGCTTCTGATGACGCGCGGCGCGCTGACGACGTTTTCCATTTCCAATGATGTGGCCAAGTACTTTGCCATCATCCCGGCGATGTTTTCTGCGGCGTTTCCGGTGCTGAATGCATTAAACATCATGAAGCTGGCGACGCCGCAATCGGCGATCTTGTCGGCGGTGATCTTCAACGCGCTGATCATCATTGTGCTAATTCCGCTAGCGTTGAAAGGCGTGAAGTATCGCCCACTGAGTGCGGCGACGCTGCTGCGGCGCAACCTATTCATCTACGGGTTCGGTGGGGTCATCATCCCGTTCATCGGAATCAAGCTGATTGATGTTGTCATCGTGGCGCTGGGGCTTGCGTAA
- a CDS encoding HAMP domain-containing protein, whose amino-acid sequence MSLRLKLLSGYLLFVLALLVLGAWSAWRLSELGNGVRLILAENYDSVIAAQEMKESLERQDSGAVALLLGQRERALRQIREQRLRFDAAFDHAATNITEPGEQDLIAELRRERDGYYSLTDRWLVAEQSPGIQRETYFNKLEPAFHQLRGRCEALLQLNQQAMRGKSDRASNVARRSLLLTLTLATVLIGAGLVLAFFWADHVGRPVKALTQAAARIAGGDLSARAEVTTRDEIGLLAAEFNRMAERIRQLRHSDVGKLVVAQQTTAAALDLLAEPVVVTDELGRITNLTPAAESVFGDPEHSLGRSVEDAAPDKRLALAVIEALRSPTSGDTFGTALPIAVNGSSRAVRPRAKPMRDEDGRLLGAVLLLENVNSRQELDRFKSEFIATAAQALQEPLRNVQMDLHAVLDGATGELTDQQRDLLLACRDDGEKLERIMRGLVELTRLEAGECKLALKRINPAQTLGLIAEALRLQVEANDLTFKLEIPANLPVIQADAEMLKRILITLVINAIENTPRKGIITLSASAHEHHLLIAVADTGRGIPSEYLPQIFSRFVKIPGSPETGAGLSLALTRRMVESHGGQISVQSQPGQGTVFSLTLPINGAA is encoded by the coding sequence ATGAGTTTGCGCCTTAAACTCTTAAGCGGATATTTGCTTTTTGTCCTGGCGTTGCTGGTATTAGGCGCTTGGAGCGCTTGGCGTTTGAGCGAATTAGGAAATGGCGTGCGACTAATCCTGGCCGAAAACTACGATTCAGTCATTGCCGCGCAGGAAATGAAAGAGAGTTTGGAACGTCAGGATTCCGGAGCTGTCGCTCTGCTGCTCGGCCAACGGGAACGTGCATTGCGACAAATCCGGGAACAACGCCTGCGCTTCGACGCAGCCTTTGACCACGCAGCCACAAACATCACAGAGCCGGGCGAACAAGACTTGATTGCGGAATTGCGACGCGAACGTGACGGTTATTACAGCTTGACCGATCGCTGGCTCGTCGCCGAACAAAGTCCGGGTATCCAACGTGAAACTTATTTCAACAAACTCGAACCGGCTTTCCATCAATTGCGGGGCCGATGCGAAGCGCTGTTGCAGTTGAATCAGCAAGCAATGCGCGGCAAATCCGACAGAGCATCAAACGTGGCGCGACGTTCGCTGTTGTTGACCTTGACGTTGGCAACGGTGTTGATTGGCGCTGGTTTGGTATTGGCCTTTTTCTGGGCTGATCATGTCGGGCGACCAGTCAAGGCTTTGACCCAGGCCGCAGCTCGAATTGCCGGTGGCGATCTCAGCGCGCGAGCTGAAGTAACCACGCGCGACGAAATCGGTTTGTTGGCCGCAGAATTCAATCGAATGGCTGAACGCATTCGCCAATTGCGGCACAGTGATGTGGGGAAACTGGTGGTGGCGCAACAAACGACTGCCGCCGCGCTTGATCTGCTTGCTGAACCAGTGGTGGTAACGGACGAACTGGGACGCATTACGAATCTGACGCCTGCTGCTGAATCGGTTTTCGGCGATCCAGAGCATAGTCTCGGACGCAGTGTGGAAGACGCCGCTCCAGACAAGCGACTGGCTCTGGCTGTGATCGAAGCGCTCAGATCGCCGACCAGCGGCGACACGTTTGGCACGGCGCTGCCGATCGCAGTTAATGGTTCCTCGCGCGCTGTGCGTCCCCGCGCAAAGCCAATGCGAGATGAAGATGGCCGCTTACTGGGCGCAGTGCTTTTGCTGGAAAATGTAAATTCGCGACAAGAGCTTGATCGGTTCAAGTCGGAATTCATCGCCACTGCCGCTCAGGCCTTACAGGAACCTTTGCGTAATGTACAGATGGATTTACATGCTGTACTGGATGGCGCAACGGGCGAATTGACCGACCAACAGCGAGACCTGCTTCTGGCTTGCCGCGATGACGGCGAAAAACTGGAACGTATTATGCGAGGGTTGGTGGAGTTGACGCGACTGGAAGCCGGTGAGTGCAAATTGGCACTCAAGCGCATCAATCCCGCGCAAACATTGGGCTTGATTGCCGAAGCATTGCGGTTACAAGTGGAAGCAAATGACCTCACCTTCAAACTGGAAATCCCGGCCAATTTACCTGTAATACAAGCAGACGCCGAAATGCTCAAACGCATTCTTATCACGTTGGTGATCAATGCCATTGAAAACACTCCGCGCAAGGGCATCATCACTCTTTCAGCTTCGGCTCATGAGCATCATCTCTTGATTGCGGTCGCCGATACCGGTCGCGGCATTCCATCGGAATACCTGCCTCAAATTTTCAGCCGCTTTGTCAAAATTCCCGGTTCGCCGGAAACAGGAGCCGGCTTGAGCCTGGCTTTAACCCGTCGCATGGTCGAATCGCATGGTGGTCAAATCAGCGTGCAATCGCAGCCAGGACAAGGCACGGTTTTCAGTTTGACCTTGCCCATCAATGGCGCCGCTTGA
- the kdpC gene encoding potassium-transporting ATPase subunit KdpC: MTKNLITAVLMTIVTTLLLGLVYPLVVTVLAQVMFKDKANGQLIERNGQIIGSRLIGQPFSSPGYFRSRPSAAGTVGYDAGASSGSNLGPTSKKLVDRVKADVEKLQAENLGKPIPVDLVTTSASGLDPHISPAGADFQIPRVARERGVTEEQIRQVVAAHTEGRLLGFLGEPRVNVLLLNLALDERYPLKK, encoded by the coding sequence ATGACCAAAAATCTAATTACCGCAGTATTGATGACGATTGTGACAACGCTGCTTTTGGGGTTGGTGTATCCGCTGGTTGTCACGGTACTGGCTCAGGTCATGTTCAAAGACAAAGCCAACGGCCAGTTGATCGAACGCAACGGCCAGATCATCGGCTCGCGGCTGATTGGCCAGCCGTTTTCTTCACCGGGTTATTTTCGCTCACGGCCTTCGGCGGCGGGCACGGTCGGTTATGACGCGGGCGCGTCTTCAGGATCGAACCTTGGCCCAACCAGCAAAAAGTTGGTTGACCGCGTTAAAGCAGATGTCGAAAAGTTGCAAGCCGAAAATCTGGGCAAACCGATTCCGGTTGATCTGGTGACAACTTCGGCTTCTGGCCTTGATCCGCACATTTCGCCTGCCGGAGCGGATTTTCAGATACCGCGTGTGGCGCGCGAACGTGGCGTTACCGAAGAACAAATTCGACAGGTGGTCGCAGCGCACACCGAAGGACGCCTGTTGGGTTTTCTGGGCGAACCGCGCGTGAATGTGCTGTTGCTTAATCTGGCTTTGGATGAACGTTATCCGTTAAAGAAATAA